Within the Asterias amurensis chromosome 15, ASM3211899v1 genome, the region CAGTTACACTGAAGATCTTGCCAGCACTGCAAATGGTTAACGTCCTGTCCCACATGTCAGGTAGGGTGgctagacaaacaaacaaagaaagccAAACGAATTaatcaaaacatttgaatctgaaaaacgattaaagcccggttcatacttcctgccaatgcgaagcgaatttgacgtgaatttgacgtcacaactcctTTTTCGCTCTATTAACCCATACACTAGAGCCAAGAGAAGGTCAAGTATCATTTGCTTATTCTCACCTATTCTGATGTTTTCATTCCAGAGTAAAGTCCTACCTTTAAATACAGTATAGAGGCAAGAGAAGGTCAGAGGTCATTTATAATCTCACCTATTCTGATGTGTTCATTTCCAGGGTAAATCATGTACTCATACACCTCATCACTGATACACAGTACATCATGTTTCTTGCATAGATCGGCAATCATCTCAAGTTCAGATCTCTTGAACACCttcaaaatattaacaataataatcacACGTTTGTAAAGCGTTTTCTGAAAAGATGTTAAATGAGACTTGAATGAGCTGATCGAAGATGAGTCACCGATGTGTAGAGGGAGCTTTTTCCAGCAAGTTGGTGCAGCTACTGAGAATGCTCTGTCACCATAGCGGGTGTTCATGTGTGGGCCATTGGAAACTGGTGAGTATAAGTTATCGATCAAAGGCTCATGGATAAGTAGGCAACTTTTGTGAGAGGAGACTATTGATGTATAAGGGAGCGAGTGCCCCTCTCTCATCACTCCTGGGGAAACTTTTCTTTCTCTCCGTCGAGTCCTTCCCCATGACACTCACTCCCCATCAAACTGAGAAAGGAGACTTccttcaacactttcaaaaatcaactCAAAAGCCATCTCTTCTAGCTGCTTCTCCTTCtgcttattttgtttaactaGTTCCTAGATGTTAGCTTGGTAAGGGTtcttgcgccaggagtgtcacctgtgacagacatggcgcattataagtTTTCTACATCATTTACCTTTCCCAGCGGGTTATTGGGCGTGTTGACAACAATTGCTTTTGTTTTCTCATTGAACATTCCAGCCAGCTCGTCGGGATCCAAGACAAAATCACCGGCAGACTGAGGATTCTCATTTGTCTGCAGAAAAACAGAGATTACAATTTCAGTTTAAAAGAAGGCATATATTTAAGGTGTTTCTAATGTGGTTCATAGCAAACACACTCATTTCTACCATCTCACTTTTGAACAATAGCAGGGTATTTTTTAAGACTTTCTTTTAGCCTTtgaaaagactctgctatggtcaaAACATGATGTCAATGATAATTTCTTTTGCATTCACACCATTTGTTTTTTTGGGTAGGCAGTTTGCAAAACTATTTCTACAGGTTTCCTCAGCCTTCTTAGCTTCAATGATCAAGTTCATTTTTTAGGCATTCTTGATTCCATTACCAGATATTCACAATCATTTTCAAGGTTAAAGTTGAAGAAATTTGTCTGATTTTATGAAAGTTTGAATCTTACCGGTTTTAAAGGTATATATCTTGGGGTTCCCTGGGCCATCATGACCATTGGTTCATAGCAGTCAAAGAATGGCTCAATAATAATCACCTACAAAAGCAAACGAGAAAAGGACGAATAAAATCAGAAATGCTCTCATTCGAGATATGTAACGGAGCAGCTGCTTTTGTTATGATCCAATTAAAAGATTAAACTCCACTGTTTCATAAAGGAATTACATGAAGATAGCAGGTGTGAGTTGGTAAAGACTAAAGGGATGTATTATTCTGGCCtatttctgaaagcacacaactgcatgtgacaagggtgtttttcctttcattattatcttgcaacttcgacgaccaattaagctcaaatttacacaggtttgatggggagatacagcaagtgagaagactggtctttgacaattaccaatagtgtccagtgtctttaatggggCTTAATTGGTCAAACTCTGTTTCACTTACCTCATCACCTGGGTTGATAAGACTCATGAAGGTATTAAAAAGTGACTGGTAAGCCCCCACGGTCACCAGGACATCACCCATGGGGTCGATATTTCTGCTCATGTGTTTCCCGTAGAGGGCCGCTATGGCATTCACAAGACGAATATGGCCCTAGAAggtcaaacaaacaacaacctcTTTACAGACCACATGAGTTTTGTTTGAAATAAACAGGACCTTAGAAATTGCTGGCCATTTCAGGCAGGAGATattttggaagtgtcgtggctgcgCGATTAAGAGCacagaattcaaactctggtgtttctaatcagctgaacatgggtttgaatccctcaGTCGTGACACTCGTGTCagtaagcaagacacttaagcaTTGCTGCATCCTTCAGATGGGGACGTAAaaccattggtcccatgtgttgtgtaacacatgtaaaagaaaataacgtggaaacttggttggtaatcctgtttttatactaagcaaacttttgtgtttttagcagctctttgaaatttgggccctggttgcCATATATGTACTAAATGTTGCAATGTCTAAAAACAACATCTTGAGGTACTCACAAAGCCTCTGGTGTACTGGAAGTGAAGAGGGTTAGAACTGTTGGCCACATCGACTAAAGCTTTGCGTATATGCTCCGGTGCTGCAGAATCTGGGAAACCCTAAAAAAAGGGGGGCCAAATCACAAAAAGCATAATACATAAAAGGTTGTATTAGCAGAATTTGAAATCGTGCGAGGTAGTAGTACACCAGGcgaggtttgcggtgacactaTGTGTAGAGTCTCTTTTGAgaagtggtggttctgagaagaactagtggcttgacaactcaacgtttttgatttgtatgctctgatcatcttcaggagaatgctggactctgttgcggtatgctgcttaagtactgccAAAGAGATTAACCGGTAGTCAGGCTAAACTCAAAGGCGGGAACTTGGACGGGATAAGCTGGGATTAGCTCGAAAGGGAAGATAATAGGGAAGAAATCTCACCTGTCCAAGATTGGTTGCTTTCGTCTCCGAGCATAACTTGCTAAACTCCGTCCtgttcataaaaataaaacttaaaataacTTTTGCAGAGTGAAAGTTAGAAACATGACGTTGTTGGATTTTAACAATTATTGGGTCTACTTTACATTCCAAGAAGGAATATCTCGTCAGTCAAAAAGTCAAATTCAAGGCCTTTCGATTGAAAGTTCGCAATGAACCAATACAAACCCAATTTTCTCAGAATGATGTCATTGGATGTTTTAGATGTTAAAACTATTTGTCCCCAGGCTGTAATGTTATCAAATGGCAAATCACACAATTTTAACTTGAGGTTAAGGgacttcaaatttgttcatcactCACATAAGGTCTCTATTGTAAACAGAGTACCTCAAAAAAATTTGACACTTCAATTCTTTGCAACAGCAGAGTTTTATACCAAGGCCCAAtaacatggctctgcttaccatacaCAAAGAACCTGCACTTGCAGAAGCAGGAAATTGTGAACATttgtcaagcatatttcatgggtaaGCAGGGAACTCTGGCTTGGCTTGTGCATACTCCAcgatactaggcattcttcgcttacacagccaGCGCAGAAATTCAGGGCTCGCAAGTGAGCAAacaatggtgattgtaagcgcagaatttggcggtaatcagagccatgaaatttggcccagaagCCACCATGATCTGACCCTACAAACGACAAAGTTTTAATAGTGGATAAAAACTTACCATACACTCTCCTTTTTTTGGCCTTGAAGTCTCTTGGCTGGTCCATGAGACGTCATATTGGActgcaacaaaataaacatgaatattGTTGATCGTAACACTACAGCCAACAATAGTTTTAAAAGGCCCAGTGGTCAAATGCGCACGGGAatcaagttctgatggttgaatcagcagattgtgggttcgaatccggtcacgacacttgtgtgcttgagcaaggcactaaaGCATTATTGCTTCTCTGTGGAAATAGCACAGCACAGTTACCATATTTGGAATCTTATTAACACAATACACTTTTCAAACTGCAATAAGTCAACAGATacaatggaaaagtttccg harbors:
- the LOC139948293 gene encoding kynurenine aminotransferase-like isoform X3, encoding MCRLRPLLSDLNARRAASSTVLACQNCHRRKQLRCFSKESNMTSHGPAKRLQGQKKESVWTEFSKLCSETKATNLGQGFPDSAAPEHIRKALVDVANSSNPLHFQYTRGFGHIRLVNAIAALYGKHMSRNIDPMGDVLVTVGAYQSLFNTFMSLINPGDEVIIIEPFFDCYEPMVMMAQGTPRYIPLKPTNENPQSAGDFVLDPDELAGMFNEKTKAIVVNTPNNPLGKVFKRSELEMIADLCKKHDVLCISDEVYEYMIYPGNEHIRIATLPDMWDRTLTICSAGKIFSVTGFKLGWTIAPPHLMDILRTVHQNCTFNAATPLQEALAISLELEFSRLNKPECYLVSLAKELEEKRDKLAAMLREIGMTPIIPQGAYFMLANVSHLDMDLSDAGDGPRDYKIVRYLTKKVGVATIPCSAFYSEAHKSIGEKFIRFCFIKEDHTLDKAAEKLKKWRDL
- the LOC139948293 gene encoding kynurenine aminotransferase-like isoform X1; protein product: MTMSTQGLMCRLRPLLSDLNARRAASSTVLACQNCHRRKQLRCFSKESNMTSHGPAKRLQGQKKESVWTEFSKLCSETKATNLGQGFPDSAAPEHIRKALVDVANSSNPLHFQYTRGFGHIRLVNAIAALYGKHMSRNIDPMGDVLVTVGAYQSLFNTFMSLINPGDEVIIIEPFFDCYEPMVMMAQGTPRYIPLKPTNENPQSAGDFVLDPDELAGMFNEKTKAIVVNTPNNPLGKVFKRSELEMIADLCKKHDVLCISDEVYEYMIYPGNEHIRIATLPDMWDRTLTICSAGKIFSVTGFKLGWTIAPPHLMDILRTVHQNCTFNAATPLQEALAISLELEFSRLNKPECYLVSLAKELEEKRDKLAAMLREIGMTPIIPQGAYFMLANVSHLDMDLSDAGDGPRDYKIVRYLTKKVGVATIPCSAFYSEAHKSIGEKFIRFCFIKEDHTLDKAAEKLKKWRDL
- the LOC139948293 gene encoding kynurenine aminotransferase-like isoform X2 — translated: MSTQGLMCRLRPLLSDLNARRAASSTVLACQNCHRRKQLRCFSKESNMTSHGPAKRLQGQKKESVWTEFSKLCSETKATNLGQGFPDSAAPEHIRKALVDVANSSNPLHFQYTRGFGHIRLVNAIAALYGKHMSRNIDPMGDVLVTVGAYQSLFNTFMSLINPGDEVIIIEPFFDCYEPMVMMAQGTPRYIPLKPTNENPQSAGDFVLDPDELAGMFNEKTKAIVVNTPNNPLGKVFKRSELEMIADLCKKHDVLCISDEVYEYMIYPGNEHIRIATLPDMWDRTLTICSAGKIFSVTGFKLGWTIAPPHLMDILRTVHQNCTFNAATPLQEALAISLELEFSRLNKPECYLVSLAKELEEKRDKLAAMLREIGMTPIIPQGAYFMLANVSHLDMDLSDAGDGPRDYKIVRYLTKKVGVATIPCSAFYSEAHKSIGEKFIRFCFIKEDHTLDKAAEKLKKWRDL